One genomic segment of Pyrenophora tritici-repentis strain M4 chromosome Unknown M4_contig_00042, whole genome shotgun sequence includes these proteins:
- a CDS encoding Velvet multi-domain protein, with the protein MAWNPHSRNNTGRPEVVPQDRLIGSARRYELKVEQQPIRARMCGFGDKDRRPITPPPCIRLIVYDRITGRELDFNDIDSTYFVLMVDLWNQEGTAAVNLVRHSSAAPTVSISSSTTTSYPPPPDRQYVTTAIPQYDPPYRMTTHMPSYSHGPVMGYPYPQPGPPASYPAYAQTYGQPPQAPIMPPAPMSSNHTRNLIGMNAVNACRLNDLDGKAGFWFVLQDLSVRTEGTFRLKLSLFDIGSGTNTVVPESQGPTHGKGPCLAHSFSEQFTVYSAKKFPGVIESTPLSKCFAQQGIKIPIRKDAPKEIVNANEYEADD; encoded by the coding sequence ATGGCCTGGAATCCGCACAGCAGAAATAATACCGGTCGCCCAGAAGTAGTTCCGCAGGATCGCCTGATTGGGAGTGCAAGGAGATATGAGTTGAAGGTCGAACAGCAACCTATTCGAGCGCGCATGTGTGGATTCGGCGATAAAGACCGCAGGCCTataacgccgccgccatgTATCCGCCTCATCGTCTATGACCGGATTACGGGGCGAGAGCTGGACTTCAACGACATCGACAGCACCTACTTTGTCCTCATGGTGGACCTCTGGAACCAGGAAGGTACCGCCGCTGTCAACCTAGTGCGGCATTCCAGCGCAGCTCCCacagtcagcatcagcagtagcacaacgacctcgtatccgccgccgccagaCCGGCAGTACGTAACAACAGCCATTCCGCAGTACGATCCACCGTACAGAATGACGACGCACATGCCGTCATATTCGCATGGCCCCGTAATGGGGTACCCGTACCCGCAGCCTGGACCGCCGGCTAGCTATCCGGCGTACGCCCAAACTTACGGCCAACCACCCCAGGCACCCATAATGCCCCCCGCACCCATGAGTTCAAACCACACGCGCAATCTTATCGGCATGAATGCCGTCAACGCTTGTCGTCTCAACGACCTCGACGGCAAAGCCGGCTTCTGGTTCGTGCTGCAGGATCTGAGCGTCCGGACAGAGGGCACCTTTCGACTCAAGCTCAGCCTCTTCGACATTGGCAGCGGCACAAACACGGTGGTGCCCGAGAGTCAGGGCCCCACACACGGTAAAGGTCCTTGCCTTGCACACAGCTTCTCAGAGCAGTTTACAGTCTACTCTGCCAAGAAGTTCCCAGGTGTAATTGAGAGCACACCGCTCAGTAAGTGCTTTGCACAGCAGGGTATCAAGATACCGATACGGAAGGATGCACCAAAAGAAATAGTCAACGCAAACGAATATGAGGCGGATGATTAG